The Nitrospirales bacterium genome includes a window with the following:
- a CDS encoding DNA-directed RNA polymerase subunit alpha — MKDFQLPMRLELEKETASPTYGRFTAEPFERGFGTTVGNSLRRVLLSSLPGSAVTSVKIEGVFHEFSTIPGVTEDVTIIILNVKALRVNLHSDRAKAIRLKKEGPGEVKASDITEDPDVTILNPDLHIATLDKDGILDMEMIVKPGRGYVPADRNKEEGLPIGVIPVDSIFSPIKRVNFHVESARVGRVTDYDKLNLEVWTDGSVTPQDSVASAALILREHLDICIPNEEGLDAKREVASDESSDEVNMNLFRSVNELELSVRAANCLKNANIKTIADLVQKTENEMLKTKNFGKKSLNEIKEVLADMGLELGIKVNDMAGAGVDSQ; from the coding sequence GGTTTACTGCCGAGCCATTTGAAAGAGGATTTGGAACGACGGTAGGTAATTCACTGCGTCGGGTCTTACTCTCGTCGCTGCCAGGTTCGGCCGTCACCTCGGTGAAAATCGAAGGCGTGTTCCATGAATTTTCAACAATTCCAGGTGTAACGGAAGACGTGACGATCATCATTCTGAATGTCAAGGCCCTGCGTGTCAACCTACATTCTGACCGGGCGAAAGCTATTCGATTAAAGAAAGAGGGCCCAGGTGAAGTTAAGGCTTCTGATATCACCGAAGATCCTGATGTGACGATTCTCAACCCTGATCTACACATTGCCACCCTTGACAAAGATGGCATCTTGGATATGGAAATGATCGTGAAGCCAGGCCGAGGGTATGTTCCGGCCGATCGAAATAAGGAAGAAGGACTTCCGATTGGCGTGATCCCTGTTGATTCAATTTTCTCACCGATTAAGCGTGTCAATTTTCACGTGGAAAGTGCGAGAGTCGGGCGTGTTACCGATTATGATAAGCTCAACCTTGAGGTCTGGACAGATGGTAGTGTCACTCCACAGGATAGCGTGGCCTCGGCGGCGTTAATCTTACGGGAGCACCTTGATATTTGTATTCCCAATGAAGAGGGGTTAGATGCGAAACGGGAAGTCGCATCAGATGAAAGTAGTGATGAAGTCAATATGAATCTTTTCAGAAGTGTCAATGAGCTCGAATTGTCAGTGAGGGCTGCGAATTGCTTAAAAAATGCCAATATTAAGACGATCGCAGACCTCGTTCAAAAAACAGAAAATGAGATGCTCAAGACCAAGAATTTTGGGAAAAAGTCTCTCAATGAGATTAAAGAAGTCTTGGCAGACATGGGATTAGAACTCGGTATCAAAGTGAATGACATGGCTGGAGCGGGAGTCGATTCTCAATAG
- the rplQ gene encoding 50S ribosomal protein L17 produces the protein MRHRKKGRQLGRNTKHRRALYRNLVTSLLEHERIETTEAKAKELRGITDRMITLGKRGTLHDRRRALQVLRTKEAVEKLFGDVAGRFQDRSGGYTRIIRTRRRPGDAAGLVAIELVEKQRNTASASASSSSADNDK, from the coding sequence GTGCGTCACAGAAAAAAAGGCAGGCAATTAGGGCGAAATACCAAACATCGCAGAGCGTTGTACCGGAATTTGGTTACATCGTTACTGGAACATGAACGAATCGAGACCACTGAAGCCAAGGCTAAGGAATTGCGTGGCATTACTGATAGGATGATAACCTTGGGAAAGCGCGGAACGTTGCATGATCGGCGCCGGGCGCTTCAGGTTCTCAGAACGAAAGAAGCCGTTGAAAAGTTGTTTGGTGATGTGGCAGGAAGATTCCAGGACAGGTCAGGCGGGTACACACGTATCATTCGTACAAGGAGAAGACCCGGTGATGCCGCGGGGCTTGTCGCGATAGAGCTCGTTGAAAAGCAACGTAATACAGCTTCAGCTTCTGCCTCATCTTCTTCCGCTGACAATGACAAGTAA